The following are from one region of the Chthoniobacterales bacterium genome:
- a CDS encoding TlpA family protein disulfide reductase: MRKLFPLLVLLSLLSPLPAADESADSAWVRIEALRKGPGAPPEDAPEKAVQLARSHLAAQEKALSEFVARFPSDPRRFEAEIELAGVTSSLGASLSDRRRVESSLQRLSALERSDSVPSKVRADAAFQRITTTMQTVNLAAAARPGETANARNTILDAAGNFASRYPEDRRAARLLAEAATLLDDQPSRKRKILEQAATLARDDGTRQRIQDDLKRLELLGRAPDVGFETIQGGKFQVAAQRGRVTALAFWASWSPPSVVWLSEFAAFARTLPAGRVSIATVSLDRQTSHCRGTLEKLGITDWPTACAGRGWEDPTARQLGINALPTLFVFDAEGRLRALNARGNYEQTIRDLVTEKPGVRR; the protein is encoded by the coding sequence ATGAGGAAACTTTTCCCGCTCCTCGTTCTCCTGTCTTTGCTTTCGCCTTTGCCTGCCGCTGATGAGAGCGCGGACTCGGCGTGGGTGCGCATCGAGGCGCTGCGCAAGGGTCCGGGAGCACCTCCGGAAGACGCGCCGGAAAAAGCGGTCCAACTTGCGCGCTCCCACCTCGCCGCGCAGGAAAAAGCCCTGTCGGAATTCGTTGCGCGTTTTCCCTCGGACCCGCGCCGTTTCGAAGCCGAAATCGAACTCGCCGGCGTGACATCGTCGCTCGGCGCTTCGCTGTCCGACCGGCGGCGCGTGGAAAGTTCGCTGCAGAGATTGTCCGCGCTTGAAAGATCGGATTCCGTGCCGTCGAAAGTGAGAGCCGACGCCGCCTTCCAGCGCATCACGACCACGATGCAAACGGTGAACCTCGCCGCCGCGGCCCGCCCGGGGGAAACGGCCAATGCGCGCAACACCATCCTGGACGCCGCGGGAAATTTCGCCTCGCGCTATCCCGAAGATCGCCGTGCCGCCCGCCTGTTGGCCGAAGCGGCCACGCTGCTCGATGACCAACCGTCGCGCAAAAGGAAAATTCTGGAACAGGCCGCAACATTGGCGCGCGACGACGGAACCCGACAACGCATCCAAGACGACCTCAAGCGGCTCGAACTTCTCGGACGCGCCCCGGACGTGGGCTTCGAAACGATCCAAGGAGGAAAATTCCAAGTCGCCGCACAACGGGGCCGCGTCACGGCGCTCGCATTCTGGGCTTCCTGGTCCCCGCCTTCGGTCGTTTGGCTCTCCGAGTTCGCCGCCTTCGCGCGCACTTTGCCCGCGGGACGTGTGTCCATCGCCACGGTGAGTCTCGACCGTCAGACGTCGCATTGCCGCGGCACACTCGAAAAACTCGGCATCACGGATTGGCCCACGGCCTGCGCGGGTCGCGGCTGGGAAGATCCGACGGCACGGCAACTCGGAATCAACGCGCTGCCCACGCTTTTTGTCTTCGATGCCGAAGGACGTCTGCGCGCTCTGAACGCGCGCGGCAATTACGAGCAGACGATCAGGGATCTGGTCACGGAGAAGCCGGGCGTCAGGCGCTGA
- a CDS encoding GTP-binding protein, with protein MDLLRFATAGSVDDGKSTLIGRLLYDSKSIFEDQLSAVEESSRRRGDAVVNLALLTDGLRAEREQGITIDVAYRYFATPRRKFIIADTPGHIQYTRNMVTGASTADLAIILIDARKGVIEQTKRHSFVANLLKIRHLALAVNKMDLVDYSESVFHRIVQDFHQFASRLDDIAEITAIPLSALNGDNVVEKSDKMPWFKGPSLLYHLETVYTGGTENHVDARFPVQWIIRPQSKEHHDFRGYAGRVAGGVFKPGDVVTVMPSGFSTTIEKIHLPGGKEIPEAFAPQSVVMTLKDEIDISRGDMLVKANNPPNVGQDVEAMVCWFSQKPMEPRGKYLLRHTTKETKAIVQELRYQVDIETLHKKEGVPTLGMNDIGRVALRTATPLFHDSYRRNRLTGSFVLVDPGTHETVAAGMIV; from the coding sequence ATGGATCTTCTCCGTTTTGCCACCGCCGGATCCGTCGATGACGGCAAGTCCACGCTCATCGGGCGCCTTCTTTACGACTCGAAAAGCATCTTCGAGGACCAGCTCAGCGCGGTGGAGGAAAGTTCACGCCGCCGCGGCGATGCCGTGGTCAACCTTGCCCTGCTCACCGACGGTCTCCGCGCCGAGCGCGAGCAGGGCATCACCATCGACGTGGCCTACCGCTATTTCGCCACGCCGCGCCGCAAGTTCATCATCGCCGACACGCCCGGCCACATCCAATACACGCGCAACATGGTGACCGGCGCCTCGACTGCGGACCTCGCCATCATTCTCATCGATGCGCGCAAGGGGGTCATCGAGCAGACCAAGCGCCATTCCTTCGTGGCCAATCTCCTGAAAATCCGCCACCTCGCGCTGGCGGTGAACAAGATGGATCTCGTCGATTACAGCGAGTCCGTCTTCCACCGCATCGTGCAGGATTTCCACCAGTTCGCCTCGCGTCTCGACGACATTGCCGAGATCACGGCCATCCCGCTTTCCGCGCTCAACGGTGACAACGTCGTCGAAAAGTCCGACAAGATGCCGTGGTTCAAGGGTCCTTCGCTCCTTTATCACCTCGAGACGGTTTACACTGGCGGCACCGAGAACCACGTCGATGCGCGTTTCCCCGTGCAGTGGATCATCCGTCCGCAGTCCAAAGAGCATCACGACTTCCGCGGCTACGCCGGACGCGTGGCCGGTGGCGTGTTCAAGCCCGGCGATGTCGTCACGGTGATGCCTTCGGGCTTTTCCACGACGATCGAAAAAATCCATCTTCCCGGCGGCAAAGAAATCCCCGAGGCCTTCGCCCCGCAGTCCGTGGTTATGACGCTCAAGGACGAGATCGACATCTCGCGCGGCGACATGCTGGTCAAAGCGAACAATCCCCCGAATGTCGGACAGGATGTCGAGGCCATGGTTTGCTGGTTCTCGCAGAAGCCCATGGAACCGCGCGGCAAATACCTGCTGCGCCACACCACCAAGGAAACCAAGGCGATCGTGCAGGAACTGCGGTATCAGGTGGACATCGAAACCCTGCACAAGAAAGAGGGCGTGCCCACTCTCGGAATGAACGACATCGGCCGCGTCGCCCTGCGCACGGCCACCCCGCTTTTCCACGACAGCTACCGCCGCAACCGTCTCACCGGTTCGTTTGTCCTTGTCGATCCCGGCACGCACGAGACCGTCGCCGCGGGCATGATTGTTTGA
- a CDS encoding glycosyltransferase, protein MEKRADLHLHTRHSARATDWLLRKVDFPASCSDPMTLYRDLRGRGFEFVTFTDYDTIDGCLEIAGEPGAFISEEITAVFPEDEVKVHLLAWGINERQHREIQGLRGNIYELAPWLKTQGIAHAVAHPFWPVDERLSISHWRRLVLLFRHFETVNGLRDPLLGRSAEFALSGLTPERIAQFADAEKLQPLWDDPWKKAFTGGSDDKGGIYQGRAWTESEGANAEEFLAALRDGHCRPGGQGGGPLIMAHSLYSVIFEFAGQRLSNNAQKPAAALLEKMAGRFMEGKDPTRFTLSEKLGFLAQGIATGKIWEIALPGNASLWKELADAVGKPGMRSAIEQATAGIEEPERRAFLTANLLVNQLAFRFFSQFIAQLQSGRVVESLQFIGSIIPLALGLAPYFYAFRSPGRGDLAPLCEATCGEVPEWLRNRKRVWFTDTLEDVNGVSTTIRKMTAAARAEGFDLTVATSRGEVAPSNIPVMNFKPVGEFELPEYELQKLSFPPVLEIIDWIQREGFTEVVISTPGPIGLCALLAAKTLGVKTAGIYHTDFPQYVRILTDDSWMETLTWNFMQWFYEQMDTVFVNSEDYRKALEGRGIKADRIHILPRGLDTELFHPSRRDTEFWKSRGLAGGEIGLLYAGRVSKEKKLDLFAAAVRRLRGEGLPVRGLVVGHGPYSEEFEKSFPEGIFTGYLSGEELAKAYASADVFVFPSTTDTFGNVILEAQAAALPCVVSDQGGPRELVGDGVEGFVTRGGDLEELCSAVRKLCADETLRRTQASAARRKVEDRSWPNAARKFWAISA, encoded by the coding sequence ATGGAAAAGCGGGCCGATCTGCACCTTCATACCCGTCACAGTGCGCGGGCGACCGATTGGCTTCTTCGCAAGGTGGATTTCCCGGCGAGTTGCTCGGATCCGATGACGCTTTACCGCGACCTGCGCGGCCGCGGTTTCGAGTTCGTCACGTTCACGGACTATGACACGATCGACGGCTGTCTCGAGATCGCGGGCGAGCCCGGGGCATTCATCAGCGAGGAGATCACCGCCGTGTTCCCCGAGGACGAGGTGAAAGTCCACCTTCTGGCCTGGGGGATCAACGAGCGGCAGCACCGCGAAATCCAGGGTTTGCGCGGCAACATCTACGAACTCGCGCCCTGGCTGAAGACGCAGGGTATCGCCCACGCCGTGGCGCATCCGTTCTGGCCGGTGGACGAAAGACTTTCGATTTCGCATTGGCGCCGACTGGTGCTTCTTTTCCGTCATTTCGAAACGGTCAACGGCTTGCGTGACCCGTTGCTCGGGCGCTCGGCGGAATTCGCTCTTTCCGGACTCACGCCGGAACGCATCGCGCAATTCGCCGACGCGGAGAAACTTCAACCGCTCTGGGATGACCCCTGGAAAAAGGCTTTCACCGGAGGCTCCGACGACAAAGGCGGCATTTACCAGGGTCGCGCATGGACCGAATCCGAAGGCGCAAACGCTGAGGAATTTCTCGCTGCGTTGCGCGACGGCCATTGCCGTCCCGGTGGCCAAGGCGGGGGCCCGCTGATCATGGCGCACAGTCTTTACAGCGTGATTTTCGAATTCGCGGGCCAGCGTCTTTCGAACAACGCGCAGAAGCCCGCCGCCGCCCTGCTTGAAAAAATGGCGGGGCGGTTCATGGAGGGCAAGGACCCGACGCGCTTCACGCTCTCCGAGAAACTCGGTTTTCTCGCGCAGGGCATTGCGACAGGGAAGATCTGGGAAATCGCGTTGCCCGGAAACGCTTCGCTCTGGAAGGAACTTGCGGATGCTGTGGGCAAACCCGGCATGCGTTCCGCGATCGAACAGGCAACCGCCGGCATCGAGGAACCGGAACGCCGGGCATTCCTCACCGCCAACCTGCTCGTCAACCAGCTCGCGTTCCGCTTCTTCTCTCAATTCATTGCGCAGCTGCAATCGGGACGCGTCGTCGAGAGCCTGCAGTTCATCGGTTCGATTATTCCTCTCGCGCTCGGGCTTGCGCCGTATTTCTACGCTTTCCGCTCGCCGGGGCGCGGTGATCTGGCGCCGCTGTGCGAAGCCACCTGCGGCGAAGTGCCCGAGTGGCTGCGCAACCGCAAGCGCGTCTGGTTCACCGACACGCTGGAGGATGTCAATGGAGTCTCGACGACCATCCGCAAAATGACCGCGGCCGCGCGCGCCGAAGGATTCGATCTCACCGTGGCCACATCGCGCGGTGAAGTGGCGCCCAGCAACATCCCGGTGATGAACTTCAAGCCGGTCGGCGAGTTCGAGTTGCCGGAATACGAATTGCAAAAACTGAGTTTTCCCCCGGTGCTGGAAATCATCGACTGGATCCAGCGCGAGGGATTCACCGAGGTTGTCATCAGCACTCCGGGACCGATCGGCCTTTGCGCGTTGCTCGCGGCCAAAACCCTCGGGGTCAAGACCGCGGGCATCTACCACACCGATTTCCCCCAATACGTGCGCATTCTCACCGACGACTCGTGGATGGAAACGCTCACTTGGAATTTCATGCAGTGGTTCTACGAGCAGATGGACACGGTGTTCGTGAATTCGGAGGACTACCGCAAAGCCCTCGAAGGCCGCGGGATCAAAGCCGACCGCATCCACATTCTGCCGCGCGGCTTGGACACGGAATTGTTTCATCCTTCGCGGCGCGACACGGAATTCTGGAAATCGCGCGGCTTGGCCGGCGGCGAAATCGGCCTGCTTTATGCCGGCCGCGTCTCGAAGGAAAAGAAACTCGATCTGTTCGCCGCGGCCGTGCGGCGTTTGCGCGGGGAGGGGCTTCCGGTGCGCGGTTTGGTTGTCGGCCACGGGCCTTATTCCGAGGAATTCGAAAAATCTTTCCCCGAGGGAATTTTCACCGGGTATCTGAGCGGCGAGGAATTGGCCAAGGCCTATGCGTCGGCGGATGTTTTCGTTTTTCCGAGCACGACCGACACGTTCGGCAACGTCATCCTCGAAGCCCAGGCCGCGGCATTGCCCTGCGTGGTATCCGACCAGGGCGGCCCGCGCGAACTCGTGGGCGACGGCGTGGAAGGGTTTGTGACGCGGGGCGGCGATCTCGAGGAGTTGTGCTCGGCCGTGCGCAAGCTCTGCGCCGACGAAACTCTGCGCCGCACCCAGGCAAGCGCGGCGCGCAGGAAGGTCGAAGATCGCAGTTGGCCGAACGCCGCGCGGAAATTCTGGGCGATCAGCGCCTGA